One window of Futiania mangrovi genomic DNA carries:
- a CDS encoding ABC transporter permease, which produces MTYEMRAEDEAIFHDRLRKARRDRLSRNLFLPLLSGLLGLGFWEVAVILFDFPVYLLPAPTVVVEAMIEKWSFLQSNLIYTVIASITGFTIALVGGVFLGAAITASAVVDRMAYPWLVISHAIPKVVVAPLLLVWVGFGIKSGIIFVVVFTFFPIVVNTVTGLKSSDPDLLQLVRSMGATPRQALWKIRIPNALPHIFAGIKISATLAPVGAVIGEFVASNEGLGYVLIQAVGNLETPLAFAAVFIISAFGILIWYLAEMIERLSIPWHASQRESPGAT; this is translated from the coding sequence ATGACCTACGAGATGAGAGCCGAGGATGAAGCGATCTTTCACGACCGGCTTCGCAAGGCGCGTCGCGATCGGTTGAGCCGGAACCTGTTTCTTCCGCTGCTGAGCGGCCTGCTGGGTCTGGGCTTTTGGGAAGTCGCGGTGATCTTGTTCGATTTCCCCGTCTACCTGCTCCCTGCGCCAACCGTTGTCGTCGAGGCAATGATCGAGAAGTGGTCCTTTCTGCAGAGCAATCTGATCTACACCGTCATTGCTTCCATCACGGGGTTCACGATCGCGCTCGTGGGAGGTGTCTTCCTTGGCGCGGCCATCACGGCCTCTGCAGTCGTCGACCGCATGGCCTATCCCTGGCTCGTGATTTCCCATGCGATCCCGAAGGTTGTGGTCGCCCCGCTCCTCTTGGTGTGGGTCGGCTTCGGGATAAAGAGCGGCATCATCTTCGTGGTAGTATTCACGTTCTTTCCGATCGTGGTGAACACCGTTACCGGCCTGAAATCGTCGGACCCCGATCTTCTTCAGCTGGTGCGTTCCATGGGAGCAACCCCGCGTCAGGCGCTGTGGAAGATACGGATACCAAACGCGCTTCCGCACATCTTCGCAGGCATCAAGATCTCGGCGACGCTGGCACCGGTTGGCGCGGTGATCGGCGAGTTCGTCGCCTCGAACGAAGGGCTTGGATACGTGCTTATCCAGGCCGTCGGAAATCTTGAGACGCCACTCGCCTTCGCGGCGGTCTTCATCATATCGGCCTTCGGAATCCTGATCTGGTACCTCGCCGAGATGATCGAGCGTCTTTCCATTCCCTGGCATGCAAGCCAGCGGGAAAGCCCTGGCGCGACATAG
- a CDS encoding ABC transporter ATP-binding protein, with translation MSEDAAARDNGSVDRFQIISTRDLEKVYFTAQGIVRALGPVSISLPAGETLGIVGPSGCGKSTFLRVVAGLDTATRGKVEVAGKPVTAPLTDVGIVFQRDLLLDWRSVIDNVMLPSELRKTDRKATLQRAYELLEELGVADFAERNPWELSGGMRQRVSIARALLLRPSMLLLDEPFSALDALTRDQMNVILQRLQMHERVTTLFITHSIPEAVFLSDRVIVMSNRPGQVLDDIKVDLPKPRTLSIREEPAFTEITRRIREHFERAGVLVG, from the coding sequence ATGTCGGAAGACGCCGCAGCACGTGATAACGGTTCGGTCGATAGATTCCAGATCATTTCAACCCGGGATCTGGAAAAGGTTTACTTCACGGCGCAGGGCATCGTGCGCGCCCTCGGGCCAGTCTCCATCTCGCTCCCCGCTGGGGAAACGCTCGGCATCGTCGGTCCTAGCGGATGCGGCAAGAGCACCTTCTTGCGCGTGGTGGCAGGCCTCGATACGGCGACACGCGGCAAGGTTGAGGTGGCGGGAAAGCCCGTGACGGCGCCGCTCACCGATGTCGGGATCGTGTTTCAGCGCGATCTGCTGCTGGACTGGCGATCGGTGATCGACAACGTGATGCTTCCGTCGGAGTTGCGCAAGACCGACAGGAAGGCGACGCTGCAGCGCGCCTACGAGCTTCTCGAGGAATTGGGTGTTGCCGATTTCGCCGAGCGCAATCCGTGGGAGCTGTCCGGCGGGATGCGCCAGCGCGTCTCCATCGCGCGGGCGTTGTTGCTGCGGCCGTCGATGCTTCTGCTCGACGAGCCTTTCAGCGCGCTAGACGCGCTGACGCGCGACCAGATGAACGTGATCCTCCAACGACTGCAAATGCATGAGCGGGTCACGACGCTCTTCATCACGCACAGCATTCCGGAGGCCGTCTTCCTTTCCGACCGCGTCATCGTGATGTCGAACCGGCCGGGTCAGGTGCTTGACGACATTAAGGTCGATCTGCCGAAGCCGCGAACGCTCAGCATTCGCGAAGAGCCTGCCTTCACGGAGATCACGCGGCGGATCCGGGAACACTTCGAGCGCGCGGGGGTGCTTGTCGGATGA